In Delphinus delphis chromosome 11, mDelDel1.2, whole genome shotgun sequence, one genomic interval encodes:
- the LOC132434471 gene encoding chymotrypsinogen A-like, which translates to MEGSERNTNVLPAKLGKPRVVGGRAAPAMSWPWLVSLQHQGQHYCGGALIGRQWVLTAAHCNFSTVTDNLVIGRSYLWNTRDRDLIPVKAVYTHPSFTQFPPNDDICLLHLENPVELGKFVSPICLPGKDDKINLLSKCMTAGWGITEPHQDEFPKTVQQAKVPLISSTSCRSYWGLDIKNTNICGGAAGSSSCMGDSGGPLQCAQDGQYKLIGIVSWGSSNCHPDAPTVFTRISAYRDWITSVTGGEA; encoded by the exons ATGGAAGGATCTGAGAGGAATACAAACGTGTTGCCAGCCAAGCTTGGGAAGCCCAGGGTGGTTGGTGGCCGTGCCGCCCCTGCGATGTCGTGGCCCTGGCTGGTCAGTCTGCAGCACCAAGGACAGCATTACTGTGGAGGTGCTCTGATTGGGAGACAGTGGGTCCTGACAGCGGCACACTGCAACTTCAG TACTGTCACAGACAACCTGGTAATAGGAAGAAGTTACTTGTGGAACACACGAGACAGAGATTTGATACCAGTGAAAGCTGTATATACTCACCCCAGCTTCACACAATTTCCTCCCAATGATGATATATGCTTGCTGCATCTGGAAAACCCTGTTGAACTAG GAAAGTTTGTATCTCCAATCTGTTTGCCAgggaaagatgataaaataaatttactttccaAATGTATGACTGCTGGATGGGGAATAACTGAACCTCATC AAGATGAATTTCCTAAAACTGTGCAGCAGGCAAAGGTACCACTGATTAGTAGTACATCTTGTCGAAGCTACTGGGGACTGGATATTAAAAATACCAATATATGCGGAGGGGCTGCAGGATCATCGTCCTGTATG GGAGATTCTGGAGGACCACTGCAGTGTGCCCAGGATGGGCAGTACAAGCTCATCGGTATTGTGAGCTGGGGCAGCAGTAATTGCCATCCTGACGCACCAACGGTCTTCACCAGAATTTCTGCTTATAGAGACTGGATCACATCTGTCACTGGAGGAGAAGCATGA